In a single window of the Rhizobium tropici CIAT 899 genome:
- a CDS encoding glycosyltransferase family 2 protein, producing MTDFIPDVSFVIAAYNAEETLERAIDSALAQGAVSMEVIVVDDCSTDNTREIAGNHPDPRVRLVAMARNGGPGAARNAGLDAARGRWVAVLDSDDALRPDRMARLIARAEKAEAQIAVDNLDVIREDVGTILPMFPEPMLARMPILTLAKFIASNMIFQSEHNFGYMKPVFERVFIEKHRLRFEETLRIGEDYIFLASALARGGVCVVEPSVGYLYYIREGSISRVLRQDHVEAMLAADAKFFAEHHFGAAALAAQRRRTRNLKEVIAFLKLVDSIKQRELQELLKIACLNPRAVRHLSMPVFARFRRLAASLRSSRQPTPSQLSSPLPNMGAGPHSNKG from the coding sequence ATGACGGATTTCATCCCCGATGTCAGCTTCGTCATTGCTGCCTATAACGCCGAGGAAACGCTCGAGCGAGCCATCGACAGCGCGCTGGCGCAAGGCGCCGTCAGTATGGAAGTGATCGTGGTCGACGATTGCTCGACGGACAATACGCGTGAGATTGCCGGCAACCATCCCGATCCGCGTGTGCGTCTAGTTGCCATGGCCCGCAATGGCGGTCCGGGCGCTGCCCGCAATGCCGGGCTCGACGCGGCCCGAGGCCGCTGGGTGGCCGTGCTCGATTCCGATGATGCCCTACGTCCGGATCGGATGGCCCGTCTGATCGCCAGAGCGGAAAAAGCCGAGGCACAGATCGCGGTCGACAATCTCGACGTGATCCGCGAAGACGTCGGCACGATACTGCCGATGTTTCCCGAGCCGATGCTCGCGCGCATGCCGATACTGACGTTGGCTAAGTTCATCGCCTCGAACATGATTTTCCAGTCGGAGCACAATTTCGGCTATATGAAGCCGGTCTTCGAGCGTGTCTTCATCGAGAAACATCGCCTGCGCTTCGAGGAGACCCTGCGGATCGGCGAGGATTATATTTTCCTCGCTTCGGCTCTCGCTCGCGGCGGCGTCTGCGTCGTCGAGCCGAGCGTGGGTTATCTCTATTACATCCGCGAGGGGTCGATCTCGCGTGTTCTCCGGCAGGACCATGTCGAGGCCATGCTTGCCGCCGACGCCAAGTTCTTCGCCGAACATCACTTCGGCGCCGCTGCCCTTGCCGCACAACGGCGGCGCACGCGCAATCTGAAGGAAGTCATCGCTTTTCTTAAATTGGTCGACAGCATCAAGCAGCGCGAACTGCAGGAGTTGCTCAAGATCGCATGCCTCAACCCGAGGGCCGTACGTCATCTCAGCATGCCGGTCTTTGCCCGTTTTCGTCGGTTGGCCGCGTCGCTGCGGAGCAGCCGCCAGCCGACGCCCTCTCAACTTTCCTCCCCTCTGCCCAATATGGGCGCAGGCCCTCACTCTAACAAAGGATAG
- a CDS encoding polysaccharide biosynthesis tyrosine autokinase, with protein sequence MHQKNFTFHSALPQAESQDSFIDLDRLMAVVVRRIRTIIFAMAAFVILAVVYLLTATASYTSMTQILLDESMTKYAEDQPPAASSQQADMEIASAVEILKSNEMALRVVDTAGLADNNTLLNPPASPAALLKSGIGLIVSVFTPGRPPMTPEQQREAQRQKVAAVLQDNLKVERVTRSSVVAVSFSSTDKLLAAKITRAYADAYLTDQLNANFDATERASVWLQERLNDLRQRAQEASLEVEKYKADNGLTSTGGELMSEQQISDLNKQLIIAQADTASAAARYNQYKSIIDQGPDNAVKNATISSNTTDNSVLQDLKTRYLAVEKREQDVTQNFGATHPQAVALKAERQDITRQIYQVLQQLTASYKNELDVAQSRAESLRESIDKVVGKNSEANKSLVHLNELNQKASALKTLYESYLGRFEQATQQRSFPIAKARVISLAGVPTAPSSPKKTLVMALSIILGLMVGCGVAAFQEFRDRFFRVEADVRAALGLKFLGYLPLLGQQGKNKKKSRRAGAGPEPATAEEGENGVAFERMMRISVEAPRSIFAETLRNAKLASDVMLQGRADRVIGVVSALPGEGKSTTAANFAALLASSGKRTLLIDADLRNPGLSRTLKSQPHAGLIEAVLGEVPWTNAVKVDPRTKLAILPVVVRDQLLHTSELLSSQGMQHLMENARKMFDYIIVDLAPLGPVIDAKAFAPQVDAFLLVTEWGATPTNLVRHVLEQEPQINSRILGVILNKTDMSELPRYSDFGGTERYRQKYVSYYTEAQPRAEVDA encoded by the coding sequence ATGCATCAGAAGAACTTCACTTTCCACAGCGCTCTCCCGCAAGCGGAGTCGCAGGATAGCTTTATCGATCTCGATCGGCTGATGGCCGTCGTGGTCCGGCGCATCCGCACCATCATTTTCGCCATGGCCGCCTTTGTCATCCTGGCCGTCGTCTATTTGTTGACGGCCACTGCGAGCTATACCTCGATGACGCAGATATTGCTCGACGAAAGCATGACGAAATATGCCGAGGATCAGCCGCCGGCGGCAAGCAGCCAGCAGGCGGACATGGAGATTGCCAGTGCGGTCGAAATCCTCAAATCAAATGAGATGGCGCTGCGCGTGGTCGATACTGCCGGCCTTGCGGACAATAACACATTGCTCAACCCACCCGCGTCTCCGGCGGCGTTGCTCAAATCCGGCATCGGCCTGATCGTCAGCGTCTTCACGCCCGGCCGGCCGCCGATGACACCTGAGCAGCAGCGCGAGGCCCAGCGTCAGAAGGTTGCTGCCGTTCTGCAGGACAATCTGAAGGTCGAGCGCGTCACACGAAGCTCGGTCGTTGCCGTCTCCTTCAGCTCGACGGACAAGCTTCTGGCTGCCAAGATCACGCGTGCCTATGCCGACGCTTATCTGACCGACCAGCTGAACGCCAATTTCGACGCGACGGAACGTGCCTCCGTCTGGTTGCAGGAGCGCTTGAACGATCTGCGCCAGCGCGCGCAGGAGGCTTCGCTCGAAGTCGAGAAATACAAGGCCGATAATGGCCTGACCTCGACCGGCGGCGAACTGATGTCGGAACAGCAGATTTCCGACCTGAACAAGCAGTTGATCATCGCGCAAGCCGATACGGCCAGCGCCGCCGCTCGCTACAATCAATATAAATCGATCATCGACCAGGGCCCCGACAACGCCGTCAAGAATGCGACCATCTCGTCAAACACGACGGATAATTCGGTGCTGCAGGATCTGAAGACGCGCTACCTCGCCGTCGAAAAGCGCGAGCAGGACGTCACGCAGAACTTCGGTGCCACCCATCCGCAGGCCGTAGCGCTCAAGGCCGAGCGGCAGGACATCACCCGGCAGATTTATCAGGTCCTTCAGCAGCTCACTGCCAGCTACAAGAACGAGCTTGATGTCGCGCAGTCGCGGGCGGAATCGCTGCGCGAAAGCATCGACAAGGTCGTCGGCAAGAATTCCGAAGCCAACAAGTCGCTGGTTCATCTGAATGAGCTGAACCAGAAGGCATCGGCGCTGAAGACGCTCTATGAATCCTATCTTGGCCGCTTCGAACAGGCCACCCAACAGCGCTCGTTCCCCATCGCCAAGGCCCGCGTCATATCACTCGCCGGCGTGCCGACTGCGCCGTCCAGTCCGAAGAAGACGCTCGTCATGGCGCTCTCGATCATTCTCGGCCTGATGGTCGGCTGCGGTGTCGCCGCATTCCAGGAGTTCCGCGATCGCTTCTTCCGCGTCGAAGCCGATGTGCGGGCTGCTCTCGGATTGAAGTTCCTCGGCTATCTGCCGCTGCTCGGCCAGCAGGGCAAGAACAAGAAGAAGTCACGCAGGGCCGGTGCAGGACCGGAGCCGGCGACGGCGGAAGAGGGAGAAAACGGCGTCGCTTTCGAGCGCATGATGCGCATATCCGTTGAAGCGCCGCGCTCGATCTTTGCCGAGACCCTGAGAAACGCGAAACTCGCAAGCGACGTGATGCTGCAGGGGCGCGCCGACCGCGTCATCGGCGTCGTCTCGGCACTCCCCGGTGAGGGCAAGTCGACGACCGCAGCCAATTTCGCAGCGCTGCTTGCCAGCAGCGGCAAACGTACGCTGTTGATCGACGCCGACTTGCGCAATCCGGGCCTCAGCCGGACGCTGAAGTCGCAGCCGCATGCGGGCCTGATCGAAGCCGTGCTTGGCGAAGTGCCCTGGACGAATGCCGTGAAGGTTGACCCGCGCACCAAACTTGCGATCCTGCCGGTCGTGGTGCGCGATCAATTGCTGCACACCAGCGAGCTTCTATCCTCTCAGGGCATGCAGCATCTGATGGAGAATGCGCGCAAGATGTTCGACTATATCATCGTCGACCTTGCTCCGCTCGGTCCCGTCATCGACGCGAAGGCCTTTGCGCCGCAGGTCGATGCCTTCCTGCTGGTGACCGAATGGGGTGCGACCCCGACCAATCTGGTGCGCCATGTGCTGGAACAGGAGCCGCAGATCAACTCGCGCATTCTGGGCGTCATTCTCAACAAGACCGACATGTCGGAACTGCCGCGCTACAGCGATTTCGGCGGAACCGAGCGTTACCGGCAGAAATATGTGAGCTATTACACCGAGGCGCAGCCGCGTGCCGAGGTGGATGCCTAG
- the galU gene encoding UTP--glucose-1-phosphate uridylyltransferase GalU, producing MDPKRRVRKAVIPVAGNGTRFLPATKAMPKEMLTIVDRPVVQYAVDEAIEAGIEHIVFVTSRNKSAIEDHFDDTPELISSLQRAGKSQQVSELERLLPRPGSVSFTRQQAPLGLGHAVWCARDLIGDEPFALLLPDMLCYGMRGCMAGLMDLYNETGGNIVAVEECAPEETSKYGIIGKGESVRHGFAVTKMVEKPHPSEAPSNFYLNGRYILQPEIFDILARQERGAGNEIQLTDGMLRLSETQYFHAQVYNGRTFDCGSKHGFIEANVAFALARADIGGLVYDSIRNLVVSHEAQMTAA from the coding sequence ATGGACCCCAAACGTCGTGTGAGAAAAGCAGTGATCCCGGTTGCCGGCAACGGAACGCGCTTCCTGCCCGCCACCAAGGCGATGCCGAAGGAAATGCTGACGATCGTTGATCGTCCCGTCGTCCAATATGCCGTTGACGAAGCCATCGAGGCCGGCATCGAGCACATCGTCTTCGTCACCAGCCGCAACAAGTCGGCGATCGAAGATCATTTCGATGATACGCCGGAGCTGATCTCCTCGCTGCAGCGGGCCGGCAAGAGCCAGCAGGTCAGCGAGTTGGAACGTCTTCTGCCGCGTCCGGGCTCGGTAAGCTTCACCCGGCAGCAGGCGCCGCTTGGCCTCGGCCACGCCGTCTGGTGTGCTCGTGACCTGATCGGCGACGAGCCTTTTGCGCTGCTTTTGCCTGATATGCTCTGCTACGGTATGCGTGGCTGCATGGCCGGCCTGATGGATCTCTACAACGAGACCGGCGGCAACATCGTCGCCGTCGAGGAATGCGCCCCGGAAGAGACGTCGAAATACGGCATTATCGGCAAGGGCGAGTCCGTGCGCCATGGCTTTGCCGTGACCAAAATGGTCGAGAAGCCTCATCCGTCCGAGGCGCCTTCAAACTTTTACCTCAATGGCCGTTATATTCTGCAGCCCGAAATCTTCGATATTCTGGCCCGCCAGGAGCGCGGTGCCGGTAACGAGATCCAGCTGACCGACGGCATGCTGCGCCTGTCCGAGACGCAATACTTCCATGCCCAGGTCTATAATGGGCGTACGTTCGATTGCGGGTCGAAGCACGGCTTCATCGAAGCGAACGTTGCCTTCGCGCTCGCTCGCGCCGATATCGGCGGTTTGGTCTATGACTCGATCCGCAACCTGGTCGTCTCGCACGAAGCGCAGATGACCGCCGCTTAA